A genomic window from Astatotilapia calliptera chromosome 12, fAstCal1.2, whole genome shotgun sequence includes:
- the LOC113033699 gene encoding Rieske domain-containing protein-like — MSSEEEMSQTSSASSSSSNLSTSHFIGKKEDIVKAGRVTKLVNGCRDVLVVHHQGQLYAMDVHCYHSGGALQYGDIEEFNGRLCIVCPWHKYKITLAEGESLYQAVDDPTAKPLRTYWRSKGVKQRVHKVTEVNGDVYVTLNDSGEAIESDVYQTEKYRRASLKAKPKAKPKT; from the exons ATGTCCTCTGAGGAGGAGATGTCTCAGACTTCTTctgcctcttcctcctcctcaaacTTGTCTACCTCCCACTTCATTGGAAAGAAGGAGGACATTGTCAAAGCTGGCCGTGTGACAAAGCTGGTGAACGGATGCAGAGATGTGCTGGTCGTGCATCACCAGGGGCAGCTTTATGCAATGGACGTGCACTGCTACC ATTCAGGTGGTGCTTTACAGTATGGAGACATTGAG GAGTTCAATGGACGGCTGTGCATCGTGTGTCCTTGGCACAAGTACAAGATCACCCTCGCAGAGGGGGAATCGCTTTACCAAGCTGTGGACGACCCTACAGCCAAACCGCTGAGGACTTACTGGCGCTCCAAGGGTGTCAAACAGCGGGTTCATAAGGTCACTGAGGTCAACGGGGATGTGTACGTGACGCTCAATGACTCCGGCGAAGCCATCGAGTCAGACGTCTACCAGACTGAGAAATACAGGCGCGCTTCACTCAAAGCCAAGCCGAAAGCCAAACCCAAGACATAA
- the gtf2h3 gene encoding general transcription factor IIH subunit 3: MASEDEINLLVIVVDVNPIWWGQQAQRDPQFTLSKCMDAVMVMGNAHMAMARTNKLAVIASHCQGSHFLYPSKSWSGEDGGGNDVSSSGDGKYELLSAANNLIVEEIRNIMSKIEVTGNSTDTLLAGSLAKALCYIHRLTKELEVGQEIKSRILVVKAAEDCALQYMNFMNVIFAAQKQNILIDACVLDSDSGLLQQACDITGGLYMKIPQKVALAQYLLWVFLPDSEQRSQLVLPPPAHVDYRAACFCHRNLIEIGYVCSVCLSIFCNFSPICTTCETAFKIQLPQIVKPKKKKLKQPM, translated from the exons ATGGCATCAG AGGACGAAATCAACCTCCTGGTGATCGTCGTGGATGTAAACCCCATATGGTGGGGGCAGCAGGCTCAGCGGGATCCACAG TTCACCCTGTCCAAGTGTATGGATGCAGTCATGGTGATGGGCAACGCTCACATGGCCATGGCTAGGACAAACAAGCTGGCTGTCATTGCTAGCCACTGCCAGGGCAG TCACTTCCTGTATCCCAGTAAGAGCTGGAGTGGAGAAGACGGTGGTGGCAATGATGTATCCTCAAGCGGAGATGGAAAATATGAACTCCTGTCTGCTGCCAATAACCTTATTGTCGAAGAGATCAGGAACATAATGTCAAAAA TTGAAGTGACGGGAAATTCAACAGATACTTTGTTGGCCGGATCCCTCGCCAAAGCTCTCTGCT ATATTCACCGGCTCACGAAAGAGCTGGAAG ttGGACAAGAGATTAAATCAAGAATACTG GTGGTAAAAGCAGCTGAGGACTGCGCTCTCCAGTACATGAACTTCATGAATGTGATTTTTGCTGCTCAGAAGCAG AACATCCTGATAGATGCCTGTGTGTTGGATTCAGACTCTGGTCTCCTTCAGCAG GCTTGTGATATAACTGGAGGATTGTACATGAAGATACCACAGAAAGTCGCCCTTGCACAGTATCTGTTG TGGGTGTTCCTGCCTGACTCTGAGCAGCGGTCACAGCTGGTGCTGCCGCCGCCTGCACACGTGGACTATCGAGCTGCGTGTTTCTGCCACCGTAACCTCATTGAAATCGGTTATGTGTGCTCAGTTTGTCTGTCCA tatTCTGCAACTTCAGCCCCATTTGTACGACATGCGA gacTGCCTTCAAAATCCAGCTACCACAGATAGTCAAGcccaaaaagaagaaactgaaacaaCCAATGTGA
- the psmd9 gene encoding 26S proteasome non-ATPase regulatory subunit 9 produces the protein MKMTDENIPGNSEITMDDVKNLIKKKDEIEEQIKAYYDVLQDQGVGVEDSLVDAEGYPRADVNLYQIRTARHNISCLQNDHKTIMAEIEEALHKLHAREKAKREQDEAEAQEEAMEHQVTLPPPFAQLDAVTEGSPACGAGLRVGDQLIEFGSVNSGNFQNLQNIASVVQHSEGKPLHVSVIRAGQKVQMSLTPQRWSGRGLLGCNIVPVQR, from the exons ATGAAGATGACAGATGAAAACATTCCTGGAAACTCCGAAATAACAATGGATGATGTTAAAAACCTCATCAAGAAGAAAGATGAAATTGAAGAGCAGATAAAGGCGTATTACGATGTCCTACAAGAC caggGGGTCGGAGTTGAAGACTCTTTGGTGGATGCGGAGGGTTACCCACGAGCAGATGTTAATCTGTACCAGATTAGGACGGCTAGGCACAACATTTCAT GTTTACAGAACGATCACAAGACCATCATGGCGGAGATAGAAGAAGCCCTACACAAGTTGCATGCTCGAGAGAAAGCCAAGCGGGAACAGGATGAGGCAGAAGCCCAGGAGGAGGCAATGGAACATCAGGTTACGCTGCCTCCACCTTTTGCACAGCTTGATGCTGTGACAGAGGGATCACCTGCCTGTGGAGCT ggGCTCCGAGtcggtgatcagctgatcgagTTTGGTTCTGTGAACTCAGGGAACTTTCAGAACCTCCAGAATATTGCTTCTGTGGTGCAACACAGTGAAGGG AAACCATTGCACGTCTCGGTGATCCGGGCTGGCCAGAAAGTTCAGATGAGCCTGACTCCACAGCGGTGGTCAGGCAGAGGTTTGCTGGG atGTAACATCGTTCCAGTTCAGCGATGA
- the LOC113033890 gene encoding rab5 GDP/GTP exchange factor-like, whose translation MWMDKQRGIRVSQEELLCKNACGYYGNPAWQGLCSKCWRERARAAGTPREEIRPRSDGTLPTFSKFEEKKNIEKGRRINTVRRLFWGSPSPPKPQESSESRANVLKAYENLEPGDFTGFLKILRSPPSQRLQSRCTAFLNTMEAYHDLPVQKQSDLVQDFYQSFAEYFSSFPEAQVTQIMEHVEKLIMTRLHKWVFCHDSCDDEQKDLALQRRIRSLNWVTPQMLGVPFPDEKVSVTGDPFLPAITAIIEMDAKRAPQDKLACVSKCSQHVFEALSRSNSEPANADDFLSSLVYVVLKANPPRLHSNMQYVIRFGLPHSLMAGESGYYFTNLSCAVAFIEKLDGPALSLSPEEFEGYMLGQRTPCALNRRQQVISDTQNLLEDLKGRQEKLDQGMDALNAQLQKWVQEVHSQLDETRSQFVLAQKEITAQKEVLLSTQDNKEESVLVLEDQDGGLRETGC comes from the exons ATGTGGATGGATAAACAGAGAGGAATCAGAGTTTCTCAGGAGGAGCTGCTCTGTAAGAACGCATGTGGTTACTATGGAAACCCAGCATGGCAGGGTTTGTGCTCCAAGTGCTGGAGAGAGAGGGCACGGGCCGCTGGAACCCCGAGAGAAGAAATTAG ACCGCGCAGTGATGGAACGCTCCCCACATTCTCCAAATTtgaggagaagaaaaacattGAGAAAGGTCGTCGAATTAACACAGTGAGAAGACTGTTCTGGGGCAGCCCATCGCCTCCAAAACCTCAAG AGTCTTCTGAAAGCCGTGCAAATGTGTTAAAAGCCTACGAAAACCTTGAGCCTGGAGACTTCACTGGTTTCCTAAAGATACTTCGGAGTCCTCCTTCCCAGCGCTTGCAGTCCCGCTGTACAGCTTTTCTCAACACAATGGAGGCATACCAT GATCTGCCGGTGCAGAAGCAGTCAGACCTCGTGCAGGATTTTTATCAGTCTTTTGCTGAATATTTTAGCA GTTTTCCTGAAGCTCAGGTCACTCAGATAATGGAGCATGTAGAGAAGTTAATAATGACACGGCTGCACAAATGGGTTTTCTGCCATGACAGCTGTGATGATGAACAGAAGGACCTGGCTCTCCAGAGAAGGATCCG TTCTTTGAACTGGGTTACGCCGCAGATGCTAGGCGTACCTTTTCCTGATGAAAAGGTCTCTGTCACAGGCGACCCCTTTCTGCCTGCTATAACTG CCATAATCGAAATGGATGCCAAACGAGCACCTCAAGACAAACTCGCGTGCGTTTCCAAATGCAGCCAGCATGTCTTCGAAGCCCTTTCCCGCTCAAACAGTGAGCCTGCTAATGCTGATGACTTCTTGTCAAGCCTGGTTTACGTGGTGCTGAAGGCCAATCCGCCTCGCCTCCACTCCAACATGCAATACGTGATTCGTTTTGGGCTCCCTCACAGTCTGATGGCAGGAGAGAGCGGCTACTATTTCACAAATTTG TCCTGTGCTGTGGCCTTCATTGAAAAGCTGGATGGGCCGGCACTCAGCCTCAGTCCAGAAGAGTTTGAAGGCTACATGCTGGGTCAGCGTACTCCCTGTGCATTAAACAGGAGGCAGCAGGTGATCAGTGACACACAGAACCTGCTAGAAGACCTCAAAGGCAGGCAGGAGAAGCTGGACCAAGGTATGGATGCTCTCAATGCGCAGCTACAAAAGTGGGTGCAAGAAGTTCATTCACAGCTGGACGAGACCAGAAGCCAATTTGTCCTGGCTCAGAAGGAGATAACTGCTCAGAAGGAGGTTTTGTTGTCCACTCAGGATAATAAGGAGGAGTCAGTGCTGGTGCTTGAGGATCAAGACGGAGGTTTGAGGGAAACAGGCTGTTAG
- the cfap251 gene encoding cilia- and flagella-associated protein 251 isoform X1, whose translation MEPPTSYEAEKHPVVGQEQDRGEAGKDKEKENSDIPRRTGQSQVYTATRDTLFSKKTTDAEAHVLSLDFICGMSPALPVFTLQDQDELVLLYAAAHVGIIYNHTSKSRHMLKGHSHSISSMCVSEDRRWIATADRGPNGMVIIWDSYSGIPVNTLFDCHPDAGVIAIAFSSDTKHLATLGTEEFQRVCIWDWTNESEQPLWFTELNPKYGFQDYIMFRLKNSSQLLSSSESHVLFYSSASGSLQYTDLKFKKFNKETSGAAEFTLDRSENFGVANMSLSRSVFHWEEPKILIASGGGVVEWLVKEDTANRINLQQQQITVLAVTDSCIVTCNTESHICFYNGKFTLLARYTELNLDAIVSISFSKEWIRRQQEYRLDFKPLITRNFTVTTVSHRVVHVNAESLITRIVLDEDYEPIHALTCHPSQSAVVTGNHGGILEMWDYSSKVRSGRKVFNTEKQIQCVTFDPKGLYLAVGFASGAVHILNARTLESEQEEALHYTKDSIQLITFSSDSKYLATADAGKAVSVFHLITKEGSLPQWMHLGRIHSHYKPIKDLLFGVHLDSTQPRLLSLGMDCQLVEYDLENSSMDRLVILSSERIEQSGVPMCMTWYPPLTAEQFLLIITDQYKMRLFNSTTKMCRKTLQGPTYGSPIKKIVVLPKSEKADTNSYYLAFITMEKLGLQILPLDGNPYKSNALICHSAGVSAFACSYDGRFIFTAGGADCTVLSWEINLNVLEAAAALGGKDMVPFYNLLEGGRDGKFYREMEDFFYYCQVHHQGVDSMEKRQVSCKIPLSEVSSLMRALGYYPTEQEIEDMQNEVKFSKYAETGKYVNDVDLEEFIKLYVNHRPAFSISSSDLVRAFWALGKVDSTGQPVLQRQELIELLQVRGEHMTEEEVVECFTALLGLDDVEEEEEEEEGGGLSEPKSGHSEYTLDSVIPSEISVETFTGQILGFTSSAEQSSKSSPPE comes from the exons ATGGAGCCACCCACAAGCTATGAAGCTGAAAAGCACCCAGTAGTGGGACAAGAACAGGACAGGGGAGAAGCAGGTAaggataaagaaaaggaaaactctGACATACCGAGGAGGACTGGGCAGTCTCAAGTCTACACTGCAACTAGAGACACACTTTTCTCAAAGAAGACAACTGATGCTGAAGCACATGTACTG TCACTAGATTTCATCTGTGGCATGAGCCCTGCTCTTCCCGTTTTCACTCTGCAAGACCAGGATGAGCTGGTTTTGCTCTATGCTGCGGCTCATGTTGGAATTATTTACAATCACACCTCAAAGTCCCGGCACATGCTTAAG GGGCACTCCCACTCCATTTCAtctatgtgtgtgagtgaagaCAGACGCTGGATTGCAACAGCAGACCGGGGACCAAATGGCATGGTGATCATATGGGACTCCTACTCTGG TATTCCTGTGAACACGTTGTTTGACTGTCACCCTGACGCCGGTGTCATAGCAATAGCGTTTTCAAGCGACACAAAACATCTGGCAACACTTGGGACAGAAGAATTTCAA CGTGTGTGCATTTGGGACTGGACCAATGAATCAGAACAGCCTTTGTGGTTTACCGAGCTCAATCCTAAATATGGTTTTCAG GATTACATCATGTTTAGGCTGAAGAATAGCTCTCAGCTGCTCAGCAGCAGTGAAAGTCATGTGTTATTCTACAGCAGC gcaagtggaagtcTGCAGTACACTGACCTGAAGTTCAAGAAG TTCAATAAGGAAACCAGTGGTGCTGCTGAATTTACTTTGGACCGTTCTGAAAATTTTGGTGTGGCAAATATGTCTCTCAGTCGGTCTGTGTTTCACTGGGAAGAGCCTAAGATCTTAATAGCCTCTGGAGGTGGTGTTGTTGAGTGGCTTGTGAAAGAAGACACGGCCAATCGAATCAACCTCCAGCAACAGCAAATCACTGTTCTGGCCGTCACCGACAG CTGCATCGTAACGTGCAATACTGAAAGCCACATCTGCTTTTACAATGGCAAATTCACCCTGCTCGCTCGGTACACTGAATTAAATCTGGATGCCATTGTTTCTATTTCATTTTCCAAAGAGTGGATAAGGAGGCAGCAGGAGTACAGACTGGATTTCAAACCCTTAATTACCAG GAACTTCACTGTGACCACTGTCAGTCACAGAGTTGTGCATGTGAACGCAGAGAGCCTCATCACTCGAATTGTGCTGGACGAGGATTATGAGCCTATACATGCACTGACATGCCACCCCAGTCAGTCAGCTGTGGTCACTGGCAACCACGGAGGCATTTTAGAAATGTGGGACTATAGCAGCAAAGTACGCAGTGGTAGAAAGGTCTTTAACACAGAGAAGCAGATTCAGTGTGTCACATTTGACCCTAAAG GATTATATCTGGCTGTTGGTTTTGCAAGTGGAGCTGTTCACATACTGAATGCCAGAACCTTAGAGAGTGAACAAGAGGAAGCTTTACATTACACCAAAGACAGCATCCAACTCATCACCTTCTCCTCAGACTCAAAATATCTCGCCACTGCG GATGCTGGAAAAGCAGTGTCAGTGTTTCACTTGATCACCAAAGAAGGCTCTTTACCTCAGTGGATGCATTTGGGTAGGATCCACTCTCACTACAAGCCCATCAAAGATCTTCTTTTTGGGGTTCACCTGGACAGCACCCAACCCAGACTACTCTCTCTGGGAATGGACTGCCAACTG GTGGAGTACGACCTGGAGAACAGCAGCATGGACCGGCTTGTCATCTTAAGCTCGGAGCGCATTGAGCAAAGCGGCGTGCCAATGTGCATGACTTGGTATCCTCCCCTAACGGCAGAGCAGTTTCTCCTCATCATCACAGATCAATATAAGATGAGGCTTTTCAACAGCACAACAAAGATGTGCAG aaagaccCTTCAAGGCCCAACATATGGCTCTCCAATTAAAAAGATAGTTGTTCTTCCCAAGTCTGAAAAAGCTGATACAAACTCATATTACCTGGCGTTCATCACAATGGAAAAG tTGGGTCTCCAGATTCTGCCACTGGATGGGAACCCCTACAAGTCAAATGCTTTGATCTGCCATTCAGCAGGAGTGTCTGCGTTTGCCTGCTCCTATGATGGCAGATTCATTTTCACTGCAGGAGGAGCAGACTGCACAGTCCTCTCATGGGAAATAAACTTgaa TGTGCTTGAGGCAGCAGCCGCTTTGGGCGGAAAGGACATGGTACCTTTTTACAATCTCTTAGAGGGAGGACGAGATGGCAAGTTCTACAGA GAGATGGAGGACTTTTTTTATTACTGCCAAGTCCATCATCAAGGCGTGGACTCGATGGAGAAACGACAAGTGTCTTGCAAAATCCCCTTGTCAGAGGTTTCCTCTCTCATGAGAGCTTTGGGGTACTATCCTACTGAACAAGAG ATAGAAGACATGCAAAATGAAGTTAAGTTCAGTAAGTATGCCGAAACaggaaaatatgtaaatgacGTTGACCTGGAGGAATTTATCAAGCTGTATGTCAACCACCGGCCGGCCTTCAGCATCTCTAGCAGTGATCTGGTTAGAGCTTTTTGGGCCCTTGGGAAGGTTGACAGCACAGGACAGCCTGTCCTACAGAGACAAGAGCTGATAGAACTTCTACAGGTTCGAG GAGAACACATGACAGAGGAAGAGGTGGTGGAGTGTTTCACTGCTCTTTTAGGCCTCGAtgatgtggaggaggaggaggaggaggaagaaggaggGGGACTATCTGAACCTAAAA GTGGACATTCAGAGTATACACTGGACTCTGTGATCCCAAGTGAGATATCTGTGGAGACATTCACAGGTCAGATCCTGGGCTTCACGTCCTCAGCCGAGCAGAGCAGCAAGTCTTCCCCTCCAGAGTGA
- the cfap251 gene encoding cilia- and flagella-associated protein 251 isoform X2: MEPPTSYEAEKHPVVGQEQDRGEAGKDKEKENSDIPRRTGQSQVYTATRDTLFSKKTTDAEAHVLSLDFICGMSPALPVFTLQDQDELVLLYAAAHVGIIYNHTSKSRHMLKGHSHSISSMCVSEDRRWIATADRGPNGMVIIWDSYSGIPVNTLFDCHPDAGVIAIAFSSDTKHLATLGTEEFQRVCIWDWTNESEQPLWFTELNPKYGFQDYIMFRLKNSSQLLSSSESHVLFYSSASGSLQYTDLKFKKFNKETSGAAEFTLDRSENFGVANMSLSRSVFHWEEPKILIASGGGVVEWLVKEDTANRINLQQQQITVLAVTDSCIVTCNTESHICFYNGKFTLLARYTELNLDAIVSISFSKEWIRRQQEYRLDFKPLITRNFTVTTVSHRVVHVNAESLITRIVLDEDYEPIHALTCHPSQSAVVTGNHGGILEMWDYSSKVRSGRKVFNTEKQIQCVTFDPKGLYLAVGFASGAVHILNARTLESEQEEALHYTKDSIQLITFSSDSKYLATADAGKAVSVFHLITKEGSLPQWMHLGRIHSHYKPIKDLLFGVHLDSTQPRLLSLGMDCQLVEYDLENSSMDRLVILSSERIEQSGVPMCMTWYPPLTAEQFLLIITDQYKMRLFNSTTKMCRKTLQGPTYGSPIKKIVVLPKSEKADTNSYYLAFITMEKLGLQILPLDGNPYKSNALICHSAGVSAFACSYDGRFIFTAGGADCTVLSWEINLNVLEAAAALGGKDMVPFYNLLEGGRDGKFYRQLKTTPGATSVC; this comes from the exons ATGGAGCCACCCACAAGCTATGAAGCTGAAAAGCACCCAGTAGTGGGACAAGAACAGGACAGGGGAGAAGCAGGTAaggataaagaaaaggaaaactctGACATACCGAGGAGGACTGGGCAGTCTCAAGTCTACACTGCAACTAGAGACACACTTTTCTCAAAGAAGACAACTGATGCTGAAGCACATGTACTG TCACTAGATTTCATCTGTGGCATGAGCCCTGCTCTTCCCGTTTTCACTCTGCAAGACCAGGATGAGCTGGTTTTGCTCTATGCTGCGGCTCATGTTGGAATTATTTACAATCACACCTCAAAGTCCCGGCACATGCTTAAG GGGCACTCCCACTCCATTTCAtctatgtgtgtgagtgaagaCAGACGCTGGATTGCAACAGCAGACCGGGGACCAAATGGCATGGTGATCATATGGGACTCCTACTCTGG TATTCCTGTGAACACGTTGTTTGACTGTCACCCTGACGCCGGTGTCATAGCAATAGCGTTTTCAAGCGACACAAAACATCTGGCAACACTTGGGACAGAAGAATTTCAA CGTGTGTGCATTTGGGACTGGACCAATGAATCAGAACAGCCTTTGTGGTTTACCGAGCTCAATCCTAAATATGGTTTTCAG GATTACATCATGTTTAGGCTGAAGAATAGCTCTCAGCTGCTCAGCAGCAGTGAAAGTCATGTGTTATTCTACAGCAGC gcaagtggaagtcTGCAGTACACTGACCTGAAGTTCAAGAAG TTCAATAAGGAAACCAGTGGTGCTGCTGAATTTACTTTGGACCGTTCTGAAAATTTTGGTGTGGCAAATATGTCTCTCAGTCGGTCTGTGTTTCACTGGGAAGAGCCTAAGATCTTAATAGCCTCTGGAGGTGGTGTTGTTGAGTGGCTTGTGAAAGAAGACACGGCCAATCGAATCAACCTCCAGCAACAGCAAATCACTGTTCTGGCCGTCACCGACAG CTGCATCGTAACGTGCAATACTGAAAGCCACATCTGCTTTTACAATGGCAAATTCACCCTGCTCGCTCGGTACACTGAATTAAATCTGGATGCCATTGTTTCTATTTCATTTTCCAAAGAGTGGATAAGGAGGCAGCAGGAGTACAGACTGGATTTCAAACCCTTAATTACCAG GAACTTCACTGTGACCACTGTCAGTCACAGAGTTGTGCATGTGAACGCAGAGAGCCTCATCACTCGAATTGTGCTGGACGAGGATTATGAGCCTATACATGCACTGACATGCCACCCCAGTCAGTCAGCTGTGGTCACTGGCAACCACGGAGGCATTTTAGAAATGTGGGACTATAGCAGCAAAGTACGCAGTGGTAGAAAGGTCTTTAACACAGAGAAGCAGATTCAGTGTGTCACATTTGACCCTAAAG GATTATATCTGGCTGTTGGTTTTGCAAGTGGAGCTGTTCACATACTGAATGCCAGAACCTTAGAGAGTGAACAAGAGGAAGCTTTACATTACACCAAAGACAGCATCCAACTCATCACCTTCTCCTCAGACTCAAAATATCTCGCCACTGCG GATGCTGGAAAAGCAGTGTCAGTGTTTCACTTGATCACCAAAGAAGGCTCTTTACCTCAGTGGATGCATTTGGGTAGGATCCACTCTCACTACAAGCCCATCAAAGATCTTCTTTTTGGGGTTCACCTGGACAGCACCCAACCCAGACTACTCTCTCTGGGAATGGACTGCCAACTG GTGGAGTACGACCTGGAGAACAGCAGCATGGACCGGCTTGTCATCTTAAGCTCGGAGCGCATTGAGCAAAGCGGCGTGCCAATGTGCATGACTTGGTATCCTCCCCTAACGGCAGAGCAGTTTCTCCTCATCATCACAGATCAATATAAGATGAGGCTTTTCAACAGCACAACAAAGATGTGCAG aaagaccCTTCAAGGCCCAACATATGGCTCTCCAATTAAAAAGATAGTTGTTCTTCCCAAGTCTGAAAAAGCTGATACAAACTCATATTACCTGGCGTTCATCACAATGGAAAAG tTGGGTCTCCAGATTCTGCCACTGGATGGGAACCCCTACAAGTCAAATGCTTTGATCTGCCATTCAGCAGGAGTGTCTGCGTTTGCCTGCTCCTATGATGGCAGATTCATTTTCACTGCAGGAGGAGCAGACTGCACAGTCCTCTCATGGGAAATAAACTTgaa TGTGCTTGAGGCAGCAGCCGCTTTGGGCGGAAAGGACATGGTACCTTTTTACAATCTCTTAGAGGGAGGACGAGATGGCAAGTTCTACAGA CAGCTAAAAACCACACCGGGTGCCACTTCTGtctgctaa